The Thermodesulfobacteriota bacterium nucleotide sequence ACAACCCGTATTCCTGACTCCCGACATTGCAGGATAGACTCTCGAACATCAGAGCGTGGCGGATCTAAAAGACAAGCAAGGCCAAGAAAGGTTAGATTTTCATATGGATTGACAGTTTCATCAGAAACCACCTTAGTGGCAAGAGCCAACATACGAAACCCTTTCTGTGCGAGTTCAGTGTTACGCTCCAGCCATCTTTTTCGAAGTGACGGCGAAAGTTCATTCTTATCACCAGAACTAACAAGACTGGTGCTCACGTCGAGCACAGATTCGGGAGCACCCTTCACCGCAACCCGATAGCGACCATTTTCCTTATGAAACGTAGCCATCATGTTGAGTGCGGGATCAAAGGATTCCTCTCTTACTTCGGGTGCAGTCTTAATGATCTCCTCACGATATATTCCTGCCTTTGCACCAGCAACCAGGAGTGACAATTCAAGCGGTTCACCCAAGGCCTTTTCCTCAGCCCCTTTTCTTAAAGTCGCATTATTACAAAGTACGCCTATCTCAAGAATATCTCGTACTGCTTTTTCACTCAGAGGATCGATCACCTTTCCATTAAATATAAAATCTCCTTTCCTGCTTAATTGTTCGCCAGTTATCTCGAACTCTCCTGAATCAGTTTCTATCCTGGTCACTGTCATCCTGTTTTCGGTTAAAGTGCCTGTCTTGTCGGTACAGATTATATTAGTCGAACCTAAGGTTTCGACCGCAGAAAGTCGATTTATCAATGCATTACGCCTGGCCATACGCATCATCCCCCGGGCGAGAGCTATTGTTGCAACAATCGGCAATCCTTCAGGTATAGCCGCGACAGCCAGTGCGATAGCCGTTTCAATCATGAGAATTAATTCCTTTCCACGTATGACGCCGAGAATAGCGATAATTCCAGTAATCGCCAGGGTAGCCCAAATTAGATTTTGACCAAGAAGTTCCAGTCGTCTTTCGAGCGGCGTGGTCTCTTCCTTTGCCTCTTCCACTAAAGAAGCGATCTGACCGAGCTCCGTATTTATCCCCGTGGAGACAACAACTCCCTCACACGATCCCCGAGTTAAAGATGTGCCCATGTATACCATGTTGGTGCGTTCCGCAAGAGGTGCATCTTCTTCAATAGGCTCCGTCCGCTTTGAAACTGGGATAGACTCGCCCGTCAGAGAAGACTCGTCGGCCTGAAGCTTTGAGGCTTCTATTAGCCTGATATCGGACGGTACAAGGTCACCCCCCTCGAGGATCACTATATCGCCCGGAACGAGCTCTTCGGCAAAAACCTCCTGCAAGTGACCATCGCGCCGAACCCTGGTATTTATTCTAACCATGCGCCTCAATGCCTCCATAGAACGGATGGCCCTAATCTCCATTACAAAACCTATAGCTGCATTAATAAAAATCACAACTACTATCGCCACACCCTCTATAACATCCCCAAAGGCGAAGGAGACAAGAGCAGCGGCGGCGAGGAGCAGGACTATAAGACTCTTGAACTGATTGAGAAGGACGATAAAGGCGCTTTTCCCTTTCGCCTCCTTAAGACGGTTAGGTCCGTGTCTTTTCAGTCTTGTCTTAACCTCGGATGTGCTTAGCCCTTTAGTTGGTTCGACGTCAAAATCCCTGAGCACATCTTCCTTTTTTTTGTTGAAAGGTACGATTTGAACTCTCCTTCAATTACTCAGCTCAAAAATCGTGAAGCTATTTACAAACTAATAGATAATAAACCGTCTCTAATTCCCCGATGCAACCATCATAGGCCTTGCGAGCAAAAGTTGAAATGTGAATCCAATGACATATGGATTCCCTATAAAGCTTGTCCCCCCATACACCTAGCGGGGAACATTCGACGATTACCGAGTATGGAAAACCGATAATGCTTCTGCTCACATGTTATCGGAGAAAAACATTTAACCTAAATTATTCAAGGCGCCATTAGACGCATGAAATGTAAATCTATATCTCGATGTCCTAAAGCTATAAGGGTATAATGCTATTTTCAATTCATTAAGCATGATGAACTAGCCGCTTAATCTCTATCTCATCGTGTACAAAACAAGTATAGCTACAAAATAGACTACTAGAATACCAATAGAATCCCAGGCAAATATCAGGGGTTTTTTGCTGGCCCTATAGGTCAAACCTATGATCGCGATCGCTGTCATCAATATTCCAGAACTAGCAGGGATTATTTGTTTTTGCGAAACATAGGAAAGAATCGGTCCCTTTATATATAAAATATCATCCAGTGCCAATACACAACAGTTAAATAGATTACTCCCCAAAAGGTTGCCGACTGCGAGATCTACCGCCCCAATTCTAACAGCAGCTATCGTTACTACTACCTCAGGCAACGATGTCGAAACAGCTATAAACATAGTACCTACAAAGGTTTGGCTAAGACCAGTAACTGCGGCAATCTCCTGTCCAACATGTGGGAGATAGGTAGCCGCGCCAATTAATATCAGTGCATTTAAGGAATACATCCCGTAGGCTCGTGATTTAGAAACTCTATCATATAGAAGCTCCTCCGTTATCTCCTTAATGATTTTGGAAATTCGAATCTTTTCATACAAGAAAATAATCCTCATTGCAATAAAGTAGACAGGAATAATTATCAAACTATATAAACCAACCCAGCCGATCGAAGTAAAATTCGAGCCCATAAAAAGACCCAGGCTTACTAAGCCAAGCATGAATATGCCGAAGCTTGCCGAAAGAACATGCCCTTCATGAACCCTTGTCGAGATCGGCACAGAGCCAACTATCGCATCGAGTAAAGCAATAATGAGAATATTAAACATGCAACTTCCAAGTAAATCTCCTGCCGTAATATTAGGGAGATCAAATATGGTTACAGAGCTGATACCGGTGATTAATTCGGGCAAAGAAGTAATGGAAGCCATAAGGATAACGCCTATCCATGTTCTTCCTAACCCCGTTTTCTCAGCGATTATGTCACCGTATTTTGCGAGTCTCCAACCGGAGAAAAATATTATCACCGCAAGGGCTATGAATTGAATCGATATGTGCACAAATTCTCTCTTAAACTTGGCTGTGTTGGATTCTACCTATTTGAAGACTGCAGTCAGAATGCTTAAACCCAGTGTGAAGGCCTATCGAAACGGAATGCAACGCTAATTATAATCGAATTGTCCACCAAATGAAGCTCCCTGAAGCAAGCGCCGAGTTGAAGAATGGGGACAGTCCACGAATGTACGGTCCAAATTTGCTTCTCATTTTCCTTGATCACATTTCTCTATGCCCATATTTATCCTTAAGCTCTCTCACAACCTCTGGATCAGCAAGAGTCGTTGTATCCCCGAGAACCCTTCCTTCCGATATGTCCCTTAGGAGTCTGCGCATGATTTTGCCGCTCCTTGTCTTTGGAAGCTCCGCAGTAAATATGATGTTATCTGGCCTAGCTATTCCTCCTATTTTCTTTACGACGTGATTCTTTAATTCATTCAATAAATTTAAATCTGCCTTCACCCCGTGCTTTAGGCTTGCAAAGGCAACAATCGACTGTCCCTTTAACTCATCGGATTTACCAATAACAGCGGCCTCCGCTACAGCGTG carries:
- a CDS encoding HAD-IC family P-type ATPase, whose product is MLRDFDVEPTKGLSTSEVKTRLKRHGPNRLKEAKGKSAFIVLLNQFKSLIVLLLAAAALVSFAFGDVIEGVAIVVVIFINAAIGFVMEIRAIRSMEALRRMVRINTRVRRDGHLQEVFAEELVPGDIVILEGGDLVPSDIRLIEASKLQADESSLTGESIPVSKRTEPIEEDAPLAERTNMVYMGTSLTRGSCEGVVVSTGINTELGQIASLVEEAKEETTPLERRLELLGQNLIWATLAITGIIAILGVIRGKELILMIETAIALAVAAIPEGLPIVATIALARGMMRMARRNALINRLSAVETLGSTNIICTDKTGTLTENRMTVTRIETDSGEFEITGEQLSRKGDFIFNGKVIDPLSEKAVRDILEIGVLCNNATLRKGAEEKALGEPLELSLLVAGAKAGIYREEIIKTAPEVREESFDPALNMMATFHKENGRYRVAVKGAPESVLDVSTSLVSSGDKNELSPSLRKRWLERNTELAQKGFRMLALATKVVSDETVNPYENLTFLGLACLLDPPRSDVRESILQCRESGIRVV
- a CDS encoding sodium:calcium antiporter, which codes for MHISIQFIALAVIIFFSGWRLAKYGDIIAEKTGLGRTWIGVILMASITSLPELITGISSVTIFDLPNITAGDLLGSCMFNILIIALLDAIVGSVPISTRVHEGHVLSASFGIFMLGLVSLGLFMGSNFTSIGWVGLYSLIIIPVYFIAMRIIFLYEKIRISKIIKEITEELLYDRVSKSRAYGMYSLNALILIGAATYLPHVGQEIAAVTGLSQTFVGTMFIAVSTSLPEVVVTIAAVRIGAVDLAVGNLLGSNLFNCCVLALDDILYIKGPILSYVSQKQIIPASSGILMTAIAIIGLTYRASKKPLIFAWDSIGILVVYFVAILVLYTMR